DNA from Halorarum salinum:
CGACGCCGTCGACCGGGAGGCGTGAGAGCGAGAACGCGCGGGACGGATCGCCGAGGATGAGGGTCACGTCCGTCTCCGTCCCGGGAATCTCCTCGAGGGGCTGCTCGTGCACCTCGAAGGGAAGTTCGCCCTCGAACACCCGACCGGTCGCCTCGGTACAGTCGACGGTCACCGGTTCGCCGTCCCGGAGCACCTTCACCGCGCTCTCGGCGCCGACGATGGCGGGGATGCCGAGTTCGCGCGAGACGATCGCCGCGTGCGAGGTCTTCCCGCCCCGCTCCGTGACGATCGCTGCCGCCTTCCGCATGACCGGTTCCCAGTCGGGGTCGGTCGTTCCGGTCACGAGAACGTCGCCCCGCTCGAACCGGCCCATGTCGCCGACGTTCGAGAGGATTCGCACCGGGCCGGCACCGATGGCGGTGCCGATCGCGACCCCCTCGACCAGCACCTCCCCGTCCTCGGTCCGGCGGTAGGTCCGGATGCTCCGTTCGCGCTCGCCGCCGTGGACGGTCTCCGGGCGCGCTTGGACGACGTACAGCTCGTCGCGGACCCCGTCGAGGAGCCACTCGATGTCCATCGGGCGGCCGAAGTGGTCCTCGATGCGCCGGGCGTACGTCGCGAGCGACGCGATCCGCTCGTCGGAGAGGGCGACCCGGTCCCGGTCGCGGTCCGGAACCGGCTCGACCGCGGTCCGGCCGTCCCGCCGCACCATCCGCCGTTCCTTCGACCCCACCGTCCGTTCGATGATCCCGTTCGTCGGCTTGAACACGACGTAACGGTCAGGCGTCACCTCCCCCTGGACGATCAGCTCGCCCAGCCCGTAACTCGCCTCGATGACGACAGCGTTCCGGAAGCCCGTGTCGGGGTCGATCGTGAAGGCGATGCCCGAACAGCCGCGGTCGGCGCGTCCCATGACCTGCACGACACACGCCAGCTTGACCGCGAAGTGGTCGAACCCCCTGTCGACCCGGTAGGTGATGGCGCGGTCGGTGAACAGCGAGGCATAACACCCCTTCACGGCCTCGAGGAGCTCCCGTTCCCCCGAGACGTTGAGAAACGTCTCCTGCTGGCCGGCGAACGAGGCCGTCGGCAGGTCCTCGGCGGTCGCCGAGCTACGGACGGCGACCACCGGCTCCGCCTCGCCCGTCTCCGAGGCCAACCGCCGATACCGGTCGAGGATCACCCTCTCGAGGTCCGCCGGCATCTCGGCCGACTCGAACAGCGCCCGGATCCGACGCCCCCGCCCCTGGAGGTCGGGCACGTCGTCGGGGTCGAGCCCGTCCAGTAGCTCCGCGATCGACTCCTCTACGTCCGTCTCCGCCAGATACCGATCGTAGGCCGCAGACGTAGTCGTGAATCCGGGGAGCACCGGCACGTCGAGCCCCGCGAGCTCGCCCAGGTTGGCGCTCTTCCCGCCGACGAGCGCGACGTCCTCGCTCCCGATCTCCTCGAGCGACAGCGCGTACTGGGACCCTGGTTCGTCCACGGGAATCACCTCGGCGATCGGGCCGGACGTAGTCTCGCGGGCGGGTTCAATCGCCCGCGCTGACGCCCCGCGGGCCCTCGTCCCCGCGACGGTCGGACCAGTTCGGTCGCCACGGAGCCCGCCCGAGCTGCTGACGTCCCGTTCGGGCCGCTCGGTTCGAGGAGCTCCGTCGCTCCACCGGAAGCAGTGAACGCTGCGTGCACGGCGATGTCACCGTCGTATGGTCTGACGGCGTCGCACTTCAATCGAACTGGTGGTTCGACGGCGCGTCGCCCGATGACGTCGGTCCCGGTCCGGCGTCCGTCCCGGTCGCGGGAACGTGACGGTACCGTCCGACCCTCACATGCCAGGTCCCCGGTCGGACCTACGAGTACCATTATCTACCTGCCACGGAAATAGGGGGCGAGGTCGATGGACGCCGCTCGTAGCCGACTCGAATCGGACCTGGAGGCGCTCCGTGAGCTTCCGGTGTTCGTGGCGTACAACGCGAACGTTGACGGCATCGTCCGGGTCGACCAGTCGCTGGAGACGTATCTGGACCGACCGCCCGGGGTGCCCGGGGAGGCGGTCCCGCCAGATCGGCTGGCGTCGACGCTGGACCTCGCGACCGCGATCACGCGGTCGATGGCGACCGGCGAGGGGGACGAGATCGCCATGACCGCCGAGTTCGCCGCGCGACTGGAGGCGGAACTGGTTCCGGACCGGACACAGATGGGCGGGCAGGCGGGGATCATGACGAACCTGCTCTCGGTGCTCGGGGCGGCACCGATCGTCTACACGTACCTGCTCTCGGAGACCCAGCAGTCGAAGTTCGAGCGGCCGGAGGCGGTCCGGTTCCCGCTCGTGGAGGACGGCCGCGTTCTGTTCGTTCCGTTGGGCAGCATCGTCAACACCGACCGGACGAAGCTCAACTGGATCTTCGAGTTCGATGAGGGGGAGGAGCTCTTCGGGGTCCGCGCCGCCGCGAACACCCGGTTCATCGCCGCGTCGCGGCCGCCGGAGTTCGACCTGGTCGCCGGCGACCTCGACCCGGTCGTCGATCAGGTCGGTGCCGTCATCGACGGCGCCCTCCTGGCCGGCTACCACAACCTGACCCGCGAGCACGTCGATGAGGGGTACGAAGCGGCACACCGTCACGCCCGGGACGTCGTCCGCCGCCTCCGGTCGGGCGGGGAGTTCCCCGTCCACGTCGAGTACGCGGCGACCCACGACCGGGAACTTCGCGAGAGCCTCACCGAGTTGATACTCCCGGAGGCCGACGTCGTGGGCCTCGACACGCACGAACTCGACCTGCTCCGGCGGGACCTCGGGCTCGAACCGGCCCCGCCCGCCGAACTCGTCGCCGTCGACCGGGAGCTCCGCGAGGACGGCGTCGAGGACGAGTCGATACTCGAACAGTACCGGACGCTCACGGCCGTCCGTGAACGCCTGGGGGTCGACTGCCTCCGACTCCACGCGATGGACTACCACCTCGCCGTCACGGACGACTACCTCCCCGTCGAGGCCGTCCGACGGGGGCTCGCGTTCGCCGCGGTCAACGCGGCGTCGAAAGCCGCGACGGGACGGATCACGGGCCCGACCGATCTGCGACGGGGGCTCGAGTACGACCCCTCGGCGGCGGGCGGCCGGGCGATCGACGCGCTCGCGGACCACGTCGGCGCGTCGACCGACGACGGCGCGCTCTGTACCCCGACGATCGTCGCCTGTCCCAACCGCGTCGTGGAGGAACCCGCGAGCACGGTCGGCATCGGCGACATCGTCTCCTCGTCCAGTTTCGCCCTGGAAGTCGCCGTCACCACGGAGCGTGACGGGGAATGAGGCGCGTCGCTCCAGTCGACGGTGGCCCATGACCGACCGCTCGGTAGCCCGCCGATGCCGTTCCGGACGGTGCCCGGGCACTCGACCGGCCGTACGGTCGGGTGACGGTAGATGGGGCCGGACCGATCCGGGCCGTCCGACGTGCTCGCGCGCCTCCGGCCGAGCGACAAGGACGCGATCGTCAGCGCGCCCGTCGGGGGCGGACAGGCGGTCCTCTCGACGATGAACGAGTATCCCGGACCCGTATGCCCCGAGTGGAACGGGGCGCTCATCGAGGACACCTCCGCCTCCCGGCAGGACGTCGACCGGTTCCACGACGTCCACGTCCTCTCCTGGGACGCCGACCCGCCGGGCGAACGTGGCGCCGTGAACGGACCGTCGGGCGACACTCGAATCGGTACGTACCGAGCGTGGATAGGCCAGTAGAGCGAGTGGTATACGGAACGAATTACGAGCCGTCGGGGCGGGGTACTCCCGACCATGGGGAAACAGCCCGCACCAGTACATCGTCGGGATATGGTCGCGCTCGTCGGCGCGACCGCACTCGCCGGCTGTTCGAGGTCGGGTACGCCGAACCGACAGGCGATCACACTGGGGGACGACGGACAGCAGAACGACGTGGGGGAGGACGACGTGCAGGGGATCAGACAGGGGGAGACGGTCCGGGCCTTCGTCGGATCGTATCACGGGGATACTTCCTGCTGGACGAGGACGGCGAGGAACTCGACCGGTTGACGCTCTCGCCGGGCGACGAACTGCGGCTCACCCTCCTCAGTGTGGAAGCCGACGCCGCGGTCGAGGACCTCCCGCAGGCGGTTCGAACGAACGTTCCGAGTTCGGACGAACGCGCGCGGCGAAACGAACAGGCGATCCCGGTTCCACGGGGGACGACCCTCGACGCCCTGCACGACGCGGCCGATGCCGCGTATCCGGACCACAGTCTCGCCATCCGCGACGACGAACTTCTGGAGAACGGACCCGACGGCGGTGGGCCGGGACAGGGGCCATGGGGCGGCCACCACGGTCCCCACGGCGGACCCTCCGGCCCCGGGAACGGACGGGGACGAGGCCAGGACCCGGGGCCCGGACGGCCACGGACCCGGAATGCCGGGGTCGTGCTGGGGGGAACGCGTGGCGGAACGCTCGCCCCGCCGGCGTACCTCTGGCATCACTCGACGGTGCCCACCGAACTCGGGTTCGTCGTGAACACGACCGGGACGTTCGGGTTCGTCTGCACGGTCTACTGGGGGTACGG
Protein-coding regions in this window:
- the ppsA gene encoding phosphoenolpyruvate synthase, which codes for MDEPGSQYALSLEEIGSEDVALVGGKSANLGELAGLDVPVLPGFTTTSAAYDRYLAETDVEESIAELLDGLDPDDVPDLQGRGRRIRALFESAEMPADLERVILDRYRRLASETGEAEPVVAVRSSATAEDLPTASFAGQQETFLNVSGERELLEAVKGCYASLFTDRAITYRVDRGFDHFAVKLACVVQVMGRADRGCSGIAFTIDPDTGFRNAVVIEASYGLGELIVQGEVTPDRYVVFKPTNGIIERTVGSKERRMVRRDGRTAVEPVPDRDRDRVALSDERIASLATYARRIEDHFGRPMDIEWLLDGVRDELYVVQARPETVHGGERERSIRTYRRTEDGEVLVEGVAIGTAIGAGPVRILSNVGDMGRFERGDVLVTGTTDPDWEPVMRKAAAIVTERGGKTSHAAIVSRELGIPAIVGAESAVKVLRDGEPVTVDCTEATGRVFEGELPFEVHEQPLEEIPGTETDVTLILGDPSRAFSLSRLPVDGVGLAREEFIVTSAIGDHPLYAIERGESERFVEELRAGIAKIAAAFHPRDVVVRLSDFKSDEYRNLRGGARYEPEESNPMLGWRGASRYYDPDFRDAFRLECEALRRVREEVGLDNVIVLVPFCRTPEEGRRVLEVMREFGLDTDGMDVYVMAELPSNVVLADRFAEVFDGFSIGSNDLTQLVLGIDRNSAKLAPLFREDDEAVERSTRALIESAHEADCRVGICGDAPSTVPGYVEFLLEADVDSIAVTPDVALQTIVRVAELESDL
- a CDS encoding ADP-dependent glucokinase/phosphofructokinase, with protein sequence MDAARSRLESDLEALRELPVFVAYNANVDGIVRVDQSLETYLDRPPGVPGEAVPPDRLASTLDLATAITRSMATGEGDEIAMTAEFAARLEAELVPDRTQMGGQAGIMTNLLSVLGAAPIVYTYLLSETQQSKFERPEAVRFPLVEDGRVLFVPLGSIVNTDRTKLNWIFEFDEGEELFGVRAAANTRFIAASRPPEFDLVAGDLDPVVDQVGAVIDGALLAGYHNLTREHVDEGYEAAHRHARDVVRRLRSGGEFPVHVEYAATHDRELRESLTELILPEADVVGLDTHELDLLRRDLGLEPAPPAELVAVDRELREDGVEDESILEQYRTLTAVRERLGVDCLRLHAMDYHLAVTDDYLPVEAVRRGLAFAAVNAASKAATGRITGPTDLRRGLEYDPSAAGGRAIDALADHVGASTDDGALCTPTIVACPNRVVEEPASTVGIGDIVSSSSFALEVAVTTERDGE